In Tiliqua scincoides isolate rTilSci1 chromosome 1, rTilSci1.hap2, whole genome shotgun sequence, the following are encoded in one genomic region:
- the BCS1L gene encoding mitochondrial chaperone BCS1 isoform X1: MPFSDFISALKDNPYFGAGFGLVGVGTALALARKGAQFGMVAFRRHFMITLEVPSKDKSYHWLLNWISHHAKHTQHLSVETSYLQHESGRVSTKFDFIPSPGNHFIWYQRKWIRIERNREKQMIDLHTGTPWESVTFTAVGSNRQIFFNILQEAKELALKQQEGKTVMYTAMGAEWRPFGFPRRRRPLTSVVLEEGVSERIVQDVKEFISNPKWYIERGIPYRRGYLLYGPPGCGKSSFITALAGELQYSICLLSLSDRSLSDDRLNHLLSVAPQQSIILLEDVDAAFVGRDLATENPNAYQGMGRLTFSGLLNALDGVASSEARIVFMTTNHVDRLDPALIRPGRVDLKQFVGFCSQWQLGCMFQRFYPDQPSAVAQQFAERALSVSDQISAAQVQGHFMLHKADPGGAMKNVQTLMS, encoded by the exons ATGCCTTTTTCTGACTTCATCTCAGCCCTCAAAGACAATCCCTACTTTGGGGCAGGCTTTGGCCTGGTTGGTGTCGGTACAGCACTAGCCCTGGCCCGTAAGGGGGCCCAATTTGGCATGGTGGCTTTCAGGCGACATTTCATGATCACTCTGGAGGTGCCCAGCAAGGACAAGAGCTACCACTGGCTGCTGAACTGGATCTCCCACCATGCCAAGCACACCCAGCACCTGAGTGTGGAGACCTCTTACTTGCAACACGAGAGTGGCCGTGTCAGCACCAAGTTTGACTTTATCCCCAGCCCAGGAAACCACTTCATTTG GTATCAAAGGAAGTGGATCCGCATAGAACGAAACCGAGAGAAACAAATGATTGACCTACACACAGGCACCCCTTGGGAGTCTGTTACCTTCACAGCAGTGGGCAGCAACCGACAGATTTTCTTCAACATCCTTCAGGAAG CTAAGGAACTGGCTCTGAAACAGCAAGAAGGAAAGACAGTCATGTACACAGCCATGGGAGCTGAGTGGCGGCCATTTGGGTTCCCTCGACGCCGACGGCCACTCACATCTGTGGTGCTAGAGGAAGGTGTTTCAGAGAGGATTGTGCAGGATGTGAAAGAGTTCATCAGCAACCCCAAGTGGTACATTGAGCGAG GAATTCCTTATCGAAGAGGATATTTACTGTATGGCCCCCCAGGTTGTGGGAAGAGCAGTTTCAT cacagccCTTGCTGGAGAATTGCAATACAGCATCTGTCTTCTGAGCCTGAGTGACCGCAGCCTCTCGGATGATCGCCTCAATCACCTGCTAAGTGTTGCACCCCAGCAGAGCATCATCCTCCTAGAAGATGTTGATGCTGCCTTTGTCGGTCGAGACCTTGCCACTGAGA ACCCCAATGCCTACCAAGGAATGGGACGCCTGACTTTCAGTGGCCTTCTCAATGCACTGGATGGTGTAGCTTCCTCTGAAGCCAGGATAGTATTTATGACCACCAATCATGTGGACAG GCTGGATCCCGCCCTCATTCGCCCTGGCCGGGTAGATCTGAAGCAATTTGTGGGATTTTGCTCACAGTGGCAACTTGGCTGCATGTTCCAGAGGTTCTACCCTGACCAGCCTTCAGCTGTGGCTCAGCAGTTCGCTGAAAGAGCCCTCTCAGTCTCTGATCAAATCAGTGCTGCACAAGTGCAGGGCCATTTTATGTTGCATAAGGCAGATCCAGGCGGAGCCATGAAGAATGTGCAGACTCTTATGTCCTAA
- the ZNF142 gene encoding zinc finger protein 142 produces MSTGTMTTEPVGGDRMNVLCQELLLPGPADAGNEDSSGITSENLSVGQSLLLTEASVVGTETSGVEIFVEAVASSMTLSNSDNATEVLVKVVELYFCERCGQSFSDPSLLSQHECIELSREQLASISQFQALPLGLTNQELAITEEEPTVHQEPAQNLLEASRQDPEVCVEALPCPICQAEFMLLSELKEHFKDHRKPQGAQICPEEGCHFSSEDRKQLQGHLRRIHQVSPVACAYRGCSLLFRSQDDMELHRRSHFPFHCGHCNFVSANTKQFGRHRRSHVQEATWQDAEVMLETAAGGESTEQSFTALVEKGPTDHLLLNSGETGALSKSENALEAQSAWEVEEMEPDRGADVGSSVVAPEDLRTCATEDNTKNGGGELSAEEEESSCKTVQVSKKVSSKKKAAQIQLLKGDVAEDSKCLFKTHMCSECKRCFKKRTHLVEHLHLHFPDPRLQCPNCQKFFTSKSKLKIHMMRETGEKAHRCPLCHYSSVEKNALNRHMASMHEDISNFYSDVYSCPVCKETFRLSHALKEHLKTHKTEPKQLSCFQADCGYCTEDRKEFLRHVREVHFIKAVECKYYACSLLFPSPEVMEVHRKTHYAFHCQQCDFICSNKHIFRKHKKQGHPGSEELQCSFCPFATFNSVEFHDHVGKMHASEKIHKCIECNFATAHKRVLIRHMLLHTGEKPHKCELCDFTCRDVSYLSKHMLTHSDDKNYMCTECGYVTKWKHYLNVHMRKHTGDLRYQCNQCPYRCHRADQLSSHKLRHQGKSLICEVCGFACKRKYELQKHMQAKHSQDYQSPIFQCQYCSYQTKYKQALLNHENCKHTKQREFRCALCSYCTFSNTSLFFHKRKVHGYVPGDKGWQENYANRELEVSSSEVLLSYNLAMTLHSESIPSLPGKEPWNDKAKPLVPEAQEEDSPQEAFVTPLLRKEGSTELVGEKAVGRKDHCKAVLAPPEEFSMKATSETLEEADRSSRPVQSCTLHLETLYSSDPAQEQLAEEMPMCLATENSGAENCTEMASAYEVLGSRDSLVLEDSSPALEDVPDFEEETEVQGEGELSKNVGSGAAESSEKDVQQVLGNNKEEGYLQTPPKQGEGCKELSAHESWSSVLKEDSLPPNAIHDTPLAPENALLPAKEDSQSESVLKALRRQDKEQAETLVLEGRVQMLVVQSESQIFRCEKCSYITRKEKSMLMHCKAGCQNKKCPLVCQECGAIFKQQRGLNTHLLKKCPVLMKKIGKATYLDQSAAKRPRVKGLETAEAKKNGKGTLEEVEVSKLQEASWEVELRSVNVDSVATLLSDTQSLTTNVQDKLSQDVPETMVEEQLPQAIIDTATCHPEQYYLEQGKFHCKSCSFVCSRMTTICSHVKDGCRGLEQFWCSMCSKSFRSKRALKVHQSEEHVKGSFRLRKGTNSTLPPGEGESPKNKQIGQEELCQPDELAGTTSPHAAIRRKRRNFSCPSCPFTCHQERALKTHKKRGCLKLGEFRCTLCPFTSKAAAALRLHRKLHRKYYSARPQLACRQCDFTCKQVRCLRQHVRIKHEGVKPHKCPYCEFSTTRRYRLDAHQSLHTGVGRIACPVCDQTFGTNSKLRIHRLRVHEKKPTHFCPLCDYSGYIQNDITRHVNSCHQGELNFACSHCEARFSSETALKQHALRQHEEKVSYCCPHCAFICHSEATLKCHTQKQHPHLECATCKETLTSREELEEHKKLHFSHRCECCSFAAKERQQLVSHYLEAHEPSVAEERPLKCSFCDFACHHQLVFDHHMKGHGGTRVYKCSNCKYTTKNKQKITWHIRIHTGEKPYKCHLCQYACADPSRLKYHMRIHKEERKYLCPECGYKCKWVNQLKYHMTKHTGIKPYQCDECKYCTNRADALRIHKETRHREARSFICEQCGKAFKTRFLLKTHLKKHSEEKPYVCNVCYRGFRWAAGLRHHYLTHTNEHPFFCRYCSYKAKQKFQVIKHLQRHHPDQNGAEGDLSKGVGKDPSTQTVHLHDVQLEAPPSKQPDEAHLFPHI; encoded by the exons ATGAGCACAGGGACAATGACAACAGAGCCTGTTGGAGGAGACAGAATGAACGTTCTTTGCCAGGAGCTACTGCTACCTGGCCCAGCAGATGCAGGAAATGAggacagcagtggcatcaccagtgAGAACCTATCAGTGGGACAGAGCTTGCTTTTGACAGAGGCTTCTGTGGTAGGAACAGAAACATCTGGCGTTGAAATATTTGTAGAAGCTGTGGCTAGCAGCATGACTCTCAGCAATTCTGACAATGCTACAG AGGTCTTAGTCAAAGTAGTAGAACTGTATTTTTGCGAGCGATGTGGACAAAGCTTCTCCGATCCCAGTCTGTTATCTCAACATGAGTGCATTGAACTTTCTAGAGAGCAACTTGCGAGTATCTCTCAGTTTCAAGCATTACCCCTAGGCCTTACTAACCAGGAGCTGGCTATAACTGAAGAGGAGCCAACTGTCCACCAGGAACCAGCACAGAATTTGTTGGAAGCAAGCAGGCAGGACCCTGAAGTGTGTGTTGAGGCCCTTCCATGTCCCATTTGCCAGGCAGAATTTATGTTGCTTTCTGAGCTGAAGGAACACTTTAAAGATCACCGCAAGCCCCAAGGTGCCCAAATCTGTCCTGAGgagggctgccatttcagctcaGAGGATCGCAAGCAGCTCCAGGGTCACCTGCGGCGAATTCACCAGGTGTCACCAGTAGCCTGTGCCTACCGTGGTTGCTCGCTGTTGTTTAGAAGCCAAGATGACATGGAGCTTCACCGCAGGAGCCACTTTCCATTCCACTGTGGGCACTGCAACTTTGTCAGTGCCAACACGAAGCAGTTTGGGCGGCACCGACGCAGTCATGTGCAGGAGGCCACGTGGCAGGATGCAGAGGTGATGCTAGAGACAGCAGCAGGTGGTGAGAGTACTGAACAGAGTTTCACTGCCTTGGTGGAAAAGGGACCGACTGACCATCTGCTTCTGAATTCAG GAGAGACAGGAGCACTGAGTAAGTCAGAAAATGCCCTCGAAGCTCAGAGTGCTTGGGAGGTGGAAGAAATGGAGCCTGACAGGGGAGCAGATGTTGGCAGCAGTGTTGTAGCTCCTGAAGACCTGAGAACATGTGCCACAGAAGATAATaccaagaatggaggaggtgaatTATCGGCAGAAGAAGAGGAGAGCTCTTGCAAGACAGTCCAAGTTAGCAAGAAAGTATCTTCCAAGAAAAAGGCTGCTCAGATCCAGCTGCTCAAAG GAGATGTCGCTGAGGATTCCAAATGCCTGTTCAAGACCCACATGTGTTCAGAGTGCAAGCGTTGCTTCAAGAAGCGGACCCACCTGGTGGAACATCTTCACCTACACTTCCCTGACCCGAGGCTGCAGTGCCCAAACTGTCAGAAATTCTTCACCAGCAAGAGCAAACTAAAGATTCACATGATGCGTGAGACTGGGGAGAAGGCCCATCGCTGCCCGCTCTGCCACTACAGCTCCGTGGAGAAGAATGCCCTCAACAGGCACATGGCTAGCATGCATGAGGACATCTCTAACTTCTACTCAGATGTCTACTCCTGCCCTGTGTGCAAGGAAACTTTCAGACTCAGCCATGCCCTCAAGGAGCATTTGAAGACCCACAAGACGGAGCCCAAGCAACTGAGCTGCTTCCAGGCAGACTGTGGCTACTGCACTGAGGACCGCAAGGAGTTCCTGCGCCATGTCAGGGAAGTACACTTCATTAAAGCCGTGGAGTGCAAATACTATGCCTGCTCCCTGCTATTCCCCTCCCCAGAGGTCATGGAGGTGCATCGCAAAACACACTATGCCTTTCACTGCCAGCAGTGTGACTTTATCTGCTCTAACAAGCACATCTTCCGCAAGCATAAGAAGCAGGGCCACCCAGGAAGTGAAGAGCTCCAGTGCAGCTTCTGCCCCTTTGCCACGTTCAATTCCGTGGAATTCCATGACCATGTAGGCAAGATGCATGCCAGTGAGAAGATACACAAATGCATTGAATGCAATTTTGCTACTGCCCACAAGAGGGTACTTATCCGCCACATGCTGCTCCACACAG GAGAGAAGCCTCACAAATGTGAGTTGTGTGACTTCACTTGCCGAGACGTGAGCTACCTTTCCAAGCACATGCTGACCCACTCGGATGATAAGAACTACATGTGTACTGAATGTGGCTATGTGACAAAGTGGAAGCACTACCTCAACGTTCACATGCGGAAGCATACAGGAGATCTcag GTACCAGTGTAACCAGTGCCCCTACCGCTGCCATCGGGCCGACCAGCTGAGCAGCCACAAGCTGCGCCACCAGGGCAAATCCTTGATCTGTGAAGTATGTGGCTTTGCTTGCAAGCGCAAGTATGAACTGCAGAAACACATGCAAGCAAAGCACTCCCAGGACTACCAGTCCCCCatcttccagtgccagtactgcaGCTACCAGACCAAGTACAAGCAAGCCCTGCTCAACCATGAGAACTGCAAGCACACCAAGCAGAGGGAATTCCGCTGTGCCCTGTGCTCTTACTGTACTTTCAGCAACACCAGTCTCTTCTTTCATAAGCGTAAGGTCCATGGCTATGTGCCTGGCGACAAGGGCTGGCAGGAGAACTATGCCAACCGGGAGCTGGAGGTCAGCTCTTCTGAAGTGCTCCTTAGCTATAACCTTGCCATGACCCTGCATTCCGagtccatcccctccctgccggGAAAAGAGCCATGGAATGACAAAGCCAAACCCCTGGTGCCTGAGGCCCAAGAGGAGGACTCCCCCCAGGAGGCCTTTGTTACGCCTCTcctcaggaaggaaggcagcactGAGCTGGTGGGAGAAAAAGCTGTGGGAAGAAAAGACCATTGCAAGGCGGTCCTGGCCCCTCCAGAGGAATTCTCCATGAAAGCAACTTCTGAGACCTTGGAAGAAGCAGACAGGTCCAGCAGACCTGTTCAGAGTTGCACTCTGCATTTGGAGACCCTGTATAGTTCAGACCCAGCCCAGGAGCAGCTAGCAGAGGAGATGCCTATGTGCCTGGCGACAGAAAACAGTGGGGCTGAGAACTGCACAGAAATGGCATCAGCCTATGAAGTGTTAGGTTCCAGGGATTCCCTGGTCCTGGAGGACAGCAGCCCTGCCCTCGAAGAtgtccctgactttgaggaggagACCGAGGTccagggggaaggagaactcagcAAAAATGTTGGTTCTGGGGCTGCTGAGAGCAGTGAGAAGGACGTTCAGCAAGTTTTAGGGAATAATAAGGAGGAAGGCTACCTCCAGACCCCACCTAAGCAGGGAGAGGGATGCAAAGAGCTGAGTGCACATGAGTCCTGGTCAAGTGTGTTAAAGGAGGACTCGCTCCCACCTAATGCCATCCATGACACTCCCCTTGCTCCAGAAAATGCACTTCTCCCAGCAAAGGAGGATTCTCAATCGGAGTCCGTCCTTAAAGCTCTAAGGAGGCAGGACAAAGAGCAAGCGGAAACCCTGGTCCTGGAAGGGAGGGTGCAAATGCTGGTGGTTCAGTCTGAGAGCCAGATCTTTAGGTGTGAGAAGTGCTCCTACATTACCAGGAAGGAGAAGTCCATGCTGATGCATTGCAAAGCTGGCTGCCAAAACAAGAAATGCCCCTTGGTGTGCCAGGAGTGTGGGGCCATCTTCAAGCAGCAGAGAGGGCTAAATACTCATCTCTTAAAGAAGTGTCCAGTTCTCATGAAAAAGATAGGAAAAGCAACCTATTTAGACCAGTCTGCTGCCAAACGGCCCAGGGTCAAAGGCTTGGAAAcagcagaggcaaagaagaatgGCAAAGGAACCTTAGAGGAGGTTGAGGTGAGCAAGCTTCAAGAGGCATCTTGGGAAGTAGAGCTGAGATCTGTTAATGTAGACTCTGTGGCCACTTTGCTCTCTGACACCCAGTCCTTGACCACCAATGTGCAAGATAAGCTGTCTCAGGATGTCCCTGAAACTATGGTGGAAGAACAGTTGCCACAAGCTATCATAGATACCGCTACTTGTCACCCAGAACAATACTACCTGGAGCAGGGCAAGTTCCACTGTAAATCTTGTTCCTTCGTCTGTTCACGGATGACCACCATCTGCTCCCATGTCAAAGATGGTTGCCGGGGCTTGGAGCAGTTCTGGTGTTCCATGTGCTCTAAGTCCTTCCGCTCCAAGAGGGCCTTAAAGGTCCACCAGTCAGAGGAACATGTTAAAGGTTCTTTTAGGCTACGCAAAGGGACCAATAGCACCTtgcccccaggggaaggagaaTCTCCAAAGAACAAGCAAATAGGTCAGGAGGAATTGTGCCAACCTGATGAGCTGGCAGGGACAACATCACCTCATGCAGCCATCAGGCGTAAGAGGAGGAACTTTTCCTGTCCATCCTGCCCTTTCACTTGCCACCAGGAACGCGCCTTGAAGACTCACAAGAAGCGGGGTTGCTTGAAGTTGGGCGAGTTTCGCTGCACACTCTGTCCCTTCACTTccaaggctgctgcagccctgcggcTCCACCGCAAGCTCCACCGGAAGTACTACAGTGCACGGCCCCAGCTGGCCTGTCGCCAGTGTGACTTCACCTGCAAGCAGGTGCGCTGCCTACGCCAGCATGTGCGCATCAAGCATGAAGGTGTGAAGCCTCACAAGTGCCCTTACTGTGAGTTCAGCACCACCCGGCGCTACCGCCTGGATGCCCACCAGTCCTTGCACACAGGTGTGGGCCGCATCGCCTGCCCTGTCTGTGACCAGACTTTTGGGACCAATTCCAAGCTGCGCATTCATCGCCTGCGAGTCCATGAGAAGAAACCCACCCACTTCTGCCCGCTCTGTGACTACAGTGGCTACATTCAGAATGACATCACTCGCCATGTGAACAGCTGCCACCAAGGGGAATTGAACTTCGCTTGCTCTCACTGCGAAGCTCGCTTCAGTTCAGAAACAGCCCTCAAGCAGCATGCTCTGCGGCAACATGAAGAGAAGGTTTCCTACTGTTGTCCTCACTGTGCCTTCATCTGCCACAGTGAGGCCACCCTTAAGTGTCATACCCAGAAGCAGCACCCCCACCTAGAGTGTGCCACTTGTAAGGAGACTCTGACCAGCCGTGAGGAGCTGGAAGAGCATAAAAAGCTCCACTTCAGCCACCGCTGCGAGTGCTGCAGCTTTGCAGCCAAGGAACGACAGCAGCTGGTGAGCCACTACTTGGAGGCCCACGAACCCTCTGTGGCTGAGGAGAGGCCTCTCAAGTGCTCCTTCTGTGACTTTGCCTGCCACCATCAGCTAGTCTTTGACCACCACATGAAGGGCCATGGCGGCACCCGGGTCTACAAGTGCTCCAACTGTAAGTACACCACCAAGAACAAGCAGAAGATTACGTGGCACATCCGGATCCATACTGGAGAGAAGCCTTACAAGTGCCACCTGTGCCAGTATGCCTGTGCCGACCCTTCCCGCCTCAAG TATCACATGCGCATCCACAAGGAAGAGAGGAAGTACCTTTGCCCAGAATGTGGCTACAAATGCAAGTGGGTGAATCAGCTGAAGTACCACATGACGAAACATACAG GGATCAAGCCATACCAGTGCGACGAGTGCAAATATTGTACCAACCGTGCTGATGCTCTGCGTATCCACAAAGAGACCCGCCACCGTGAGGCCCGTTCTTTCATCTGCGAGCAGTGTGGGAAGGCCTTTAAGACTCGCTTCCTCCTCAAGACGCACTTGAAGAAACACAGCGAGGAGAAGCCATATGTCTGCAATGTGTGCTACCGAGGTTTCCGGTGGGCAGCTGGCTTGCGCCACCACTATCTCACCCACACCAATGAGCACCCCTTCTTCTGCCGCTACTGCAGCTATAAGGCCAAACAGAAGTTTCAAGTGATCAAGCATTTGCAAAGGCACCATCCCGATCAGAACGGGGCAGAGGGGGACCTCAGCAAAGGAGTGGGCAAGGACCCCAGCACACAAACTGTCCATCTGCATGATGTTCAGCTTGAAGCTCCCCCTTCCAAGCAGCCAGATGAGGCCCATTTATTCCCACACATCTAA
- the BCS1L gene encoding mitochondrial chaperone BCS1 isoform X2 — translation MVAFRRHFMITLEVPSKDKSYHWLLNWISHHAKHTQHLSVETSYLQHESGRVSTKFDFIPSPGNHFIWYQRKWIRIERNREKQMIDLHTGTPWESVTFTAVGSNRQIFFNILQEAKELALKQQEGKTVMYTAMGAEWRPFGFPRRRRPLTSVVLEEGVSERIVQDVKEFISNPKWYIERGIPYRRGYLLYGPPGCGKSSFITALAGELQYSICLLSLSDRSLSDDRLNHLLSVAPQQSIILLEDVDAAFVGRDLATENPNAYQGMGRLTFSGLLNALDGVASSEARIVFMTTNHVDRLDPALIRPGRVDLKQFVGFCSQWQLGCMFQRFYPDQPSAVAQQFAERALSVSDQISAAQVQGHFMLHKADPGGAMKNVQTLMS, via the exons ATGGTGGCTTTCAGGCGACATTTCATGATCACTCTGGAGGTGCCCAGCAAGGACAAGAGCTACCACTGGCTGCTGAACTGGATCTCCCACCATGCCAAGCACACCCAGCACCTGAGTGTGGAGACCTCTTACTTGCAACACGAGAGTGGCCGTGTCAGCACCAAGTTTGACTTTATCCCCAGCCCAGGAAACCACTTCATTTG GTATCAAAGGAAGTGGATCCGCATAGAACGAAACCGAGAGAAACAAATGATTGACCTACACACAGGCACCCCTTGGGAGTCTGTTACCTTCACAGCAGTGGGCAGCAACCGACAGATTTTCTTCAACATCCTTCAGGAAG CTAAGGAACTGGCTCTGAAACAGCAAGAAGGAAAGACAGTCATGTACACAGCCATGGGAGCTGAGTGGCGGCCATTTGGGTTCCCTCGACGCCGACGGCCACTCACATCTGTGGTGCTAGAGGAAGGTGTTTCAGAGAGGATTGTGCAGGATGTGAAAGAGTTCATCAGCAACCCCAAGTGGTACATTGAGCGAG GAATTCCTTATCGAAGAGGATATTTACTGTATGGCCCCCCAGGTTGTGGGAAGAGCAGTTTCAT cacagccCTTGCTGGAGAATTGCAATACAGCATCTGTCTTCTGAGCCTGAGTGACCGCAGCCTCTCGGATGATCGCCTCAATCACCTGCTAAGTGTTGCACCCCAGCAGAGCATCATCCTCCTAGAAGATGTTGATGCTGCCTTTGTCGGTCGAGACCTTGCCACTGAGA ACCCCAATGCCTACCAAGGAATGGGACGCCTGACTTTCAGTGGCCTTCTCAATGCACTGGATGGTGTAGCTTCCTCTGAAGCCAGGATAGTATTTATGACCACCAATCATGTGGACAG GCTGGATCCCGCCCTCATTCGCCCTGGCCGGGTAGATCTGAAGCAATTTGTGGGATTTTGCTCACAGTGGCAACTTGGCTGCATGTTCCAGAGGTTCTACCCTGACCAGCCTTCAGCTGTGGCTCAGCAGTTCGCTGAAAGAGCCCTCTCAGTCTCTGATCAAATCAGTGCTGCACAAGTGCAGGGCCATTTTATGTTGCATAAGGCAGATCCAGGCGGAGCCATGAAGAATGTGCAGACTCTTATGTCCTAA